One window of the Gemmatimonadota bacterium genome contains the following:
- a CDS encoding DnaJ domain-containing protein has translation MSGPDYYALLGVSRDAELAAIKQAYRRLALRYHPDRRGGDPSAAEAFRLVTEAYRVLRDPRKRPIYDRFGSTGLTIQEGPAADLTMAEALETFVRDFGAFSDIGTEAAAAAEAALRADPAGRRTTRDRPRAGPVRSPETARSGQRTQQRREARPPGRKAPVRAVALTLEEVDAGVVRALRPPCGACRGSGERRGELQRVCERCDGVGDVQVLKRTLLGPTKAPQRCPDCGGSGRRPLPPCPACRGTGDLPNSNAHVVEIPPGVRDGGRIEVGPADDRLDVRVQVMEHERFVRVGDDLQAELPLTFTQAALGAVMDVPTLRGRGRVRVPAGTQPGEELRVQGDGLPETSGVGRGDLLLRTTLTVPRKLAKEDRKLLKELEFGGGRIGGLRYILPAAALLIATVSMALWYWQGPQRAPGGDGLVAAGPPGAAAPELASTLPAATEPAAGGGAQRADPERAGGGPTQPEPPPAGPEEVAGALAVLPAATGADAAAGSDDARLLVGGAATCAGLDGGRLRCWGSGRGPLRLAAIPRTGDPRSISVGMRHACVVDVAGALSCWGANESGQIGDGGTRDRRGPWPVRAQAPFAEVAVGAGHTCALGETGALSCWGAIAGGRSAPGVALDGAMYGGLVGGWTHACALDTDGYAHCLGGNRFGQVGDGTTRDRDVPAPVASDARFVALAAGSGHTCGVDVAGRAWCWGRNDGGQLGLSGGAPAVRPVELEAPVVFVFVTAGARFTCALDEEARAWCWGANGYGQLGTGDTDGRARPSPVRGGLRFRTIQAGAAHVCGQTTQGELVCWGANVAGQLGDASRGNRSSPVLLPGD, from the coding sequence ATGAGCGGGCCGGACTACTACGCGCTTCTAGGCGTCTCCCGCGACGCCGAACTCGCCGCCATCAAGCAGGCGTACCGTCGGCTCGCGCTGCGCTACCATCCCGATCGGCGCGGCGGCGATCCGTCCGCGGCCGAGGCGTTCAGGCTCGTCACCGAGGCCTACCGCGTCCTGCGCGATCCGCGCAAGCGACCCATCTACGACCGCTTCGGCAGCACCGGGCTCACCATTCAAGAGGGCCCCGCGGCGGACCTCACCATGGCGGAGGCGCTGGAGACCTTCGTGCGCGACTTCGGGGCCTTCTCCGACATCGGCACCGAGGCCGCGGCGGCCGCGGAGGCCGCGCTGCGGGCCGACCCGGCGGGGCGGCGGACCACGCGGGACCGGCCGCGCGCGGGCCCCGTTCGCTCGCCTGAGACCGCGCGTTCGGGGCAGCGAACCCAGCAGCGGCGGGAGGCACGCCCACCCGGCCGCAAGGCCCCGGTGCGGGCGGTGGCCCTCACGTTGGAGGAGGTCGATGCGGGCGTCGTGCGGGCGCTGCGGCCGCCCTGCGGCGCGTGCCGGGGCAGCGGCGAGCGCCGCGGCGAGCTCCAGCGTGTGTGCGAGCGCTGCGACGGCGTGGGCGACGTTCAGGTGCTCAAGCGCACCCTGCTCGGACCCACCAAGGCGCCGCAGCGCTGTCCGGACTGCGGCGGCTCGGGGCGGCGCCCCCTGCCCCCCTGCCCCGCGTGCCGTGGCACCGGCGATCTGCCGAACAGCAACGCGCACGTGGTGGAAATCCCGCCGGGCGTCAGGGACGGCGGGAGGATCGAGGTCGGGCCGGCGGACGACCGCCTGGACGTCCGCGTCCAGGTCATGGAGCACGAGCGCTTCGTGCGCGTGGGCGACGACCTGCAGGCCGAGCTGCCGCTCACCTTCACTCAGGCGGCGCTGGGCGCCGTGATGGACGTGCCCACGCTGCGGGGCCGGGGCCGGGTGCGGGTGCCGGCCGGCACTCAACCCGGTGAGGAGCTGCGCGTGCAGGGCGACGGCCTGCCGGAGACGAGCGGCGTGGGCCGGGGAGACCTGCTGCTACGCACCACGCTGACGGTGCCGCGCAAGCTCGCCAAGGAAGACCGCAAGCTCCTCAAGGAGTTGGAGTTCGGCGGGGGACGCATCGGCGGCTTGCGCTACATCCTGCCGGCGGCGGCGCTGCTGATCGCGACGGTTTCAATGGCGCTGTGGTACTGGCAAGGCCCGCAGCGCGCCCCGGGTGGCGACGGGCTGGTGGCGGCCGGCCCGCCGGGCGCGGCGGCTCCCGAGCTGGCGAGCACGCTCCCCGCGGCGACCGAGCCGGCCGCGGGTGGCGGCGCCCAGCGCGCCGACCCGGAGCGAGCCGGCGGCGGGCCGACTCAGCCGGAGCCGCCGCCAGCCGGACCGGAGGAGGTCGCCGGGGCGCTGGCCGTCCTCCCGGCGGCGACGGGGGCTGACGCGGCGGCGGGGTCCGACGATGCGCGCCTGCTGGTGGGTGGCGCGGCCACGTGCGCGGGCTTGGACGGCGGCCGGCTGCGTTGCTGGGGAAGCGGACGCGGCCCGCTCCGCCTGGCGGCGATCCCGCGTACCGGCGACCCCAGATCGATTTCGGTCGGGATGCGGCACGCGTGCGTGGTGGACGTGGCAGGCGCGCTGAGCTGCTGGGGGGCCAACGAATCGGGCCAGATCGGCGACGGCGGCACGCGCGACCGACGCGGTCCGTGGCCGGTCCGCGCGCAGGCGCCTTTCGCGGAGGTGGCGGTGGGCGCCGGCCATACGTGCGCGCTGGGCGAGACCGGGGCGCTGAGCTGCTGGGGCGCGATAGCGGGCGGTCGCTCGGCTCCCGGCGTAGCCCTGGACGGAGCCATGTACGGCGGGCTCGTGGGCGGCTGGACGCACGCCTGCGCGCTCGACACCGACGGCTACGCCCACTGCCTGGGCGGCAACAGGTTCGGGCAGGTGGGAGACGGGACGACGCGGGACCGAGACGTCCCAGCGCCGGTGGCGTCCGACGCCCGCTTCGTCGCCCTCGCGGCCGGCTCCGGGCATACCTGCGGCGTGGACGTTGCCGGTCGCGCCTGGTGTTGGGGACGGAACGATGGCGGACAGCTAGGCCTGTCCGGCGGGGCACCCGCGGTCAGGCCGGTCGAGCTGGAAGCTCCGGTGGTATTCGTGTTCGTAACGGCGGGCGCGCGCTTTACGTGCGCGCTGGATGAGGAGGCACGGGCATGGTGTTGGGGAGCCAACGGATACGGGCAGTTGGGAACGGGCGACACGGACGGTCGCGCGCGGCCCTCACCGGTGCGGGGCGGGTTGCGCTTCCGCACCATCCAGGCGGGCGCGGCGCACGTGTGCGGGCAGACCACCCAGGGCGAGCTGGTGTGTTGGGGGGCGAACGTCGCCGGCCAGTTGGGCGACGCGTCGCGCGGCAACCGCTCGAGTCCGGTGCTCCTGCCGGGCGACTAG
- a CDS encoding ATP-binding cassette domain-containing protein has protein sequence MSDALILEKVTKSYAEHVAVRDLSIRVPTGSVYGILGPNGAGKSTTLRMVMNILLRDEGTIRLLGRDPETDRTVLRRVGYLPEERGLYKKMKVIDVIVFFARLKGVDATEARRRGGAWLERMGLEEWVHANVDTLSKGMQQKVQFITTVLHDPEVLILDEPQAGLDPVNQEVLRETILNASRSGHTVILSTHNMAEAQRMCDSVCIIADGAKVLEGDVRELRRRHRGDRYVVEFDRDTEEARRFMAQSRLIGDARESEEAWHVELAEGADARSFLGQLSALDMPLTRFEHLQPTLHEIFVSHVGNAAHPRRRDEAQLHAEEALRA, from the coding sequence ATGAGCGACGCGCTCATCCTGGAGAAGGTCACGAAGAGCTACGCGGAGCACGTGGCGGTGCGCGACTTGAGCATCCGCGTACCGACCGGCTCCGTCTACGGCATCCTCGGTCCCAACGGCGCGGGCAAGTCGACCACGCTACGCATGGTGATGAACATCCTGCTCAGGGACGAAGGAACCATTCGCCTGCTCGGTCGAGACCCCGAAACGGACCGGACGGTGCTGCGCAGGGTCGGCTATCTGCCCGAGGAGCGTGGGCTCTACAAGAAGATGAAGGTCATTGACGTGATCGTCTTCTTCGCGCGCCTGAAGGGGGTGGACGCGACCGAGGCAAGGCGGCGCGGCGGCGCCTGGCTCGAACGCATGGGGCTGGAAGAGTGGGTCCACGCCAACGTCGATACCCTGTCCAAGGGCATGCAGCAGAAGGTCCAGTTCATCACGACCGTGCTGCACGACCCGGAAGTGCTGATCCTGGACGAGCCGCAAGCCGGTTTGGACCCGGTGAACCAGGAGGTTCTGCGGGAGACGATCCTCAACGCCAGCCGGTCCGGGCACACCGTGATACTCAGCACGCACAACATGGCGGAAGCCCAGCGCATGTGTGATTCGGTGTGCATCATCGCCGACGGAGCCAAGGTGCTGGAAGGAGACGTGCGCGAGCTGCGGCGCCGGCATCGCGGCGATCGCTACGTGGTCGAATTCGATCGCGACACGGAGGAAGCGCGTCGGTTCATGGCCCAGAGTCGGTTGATCGGAGACGCCCGCGAGTCCGAGGAGGCCTGGCACGTGGAGTTGGCCGAGGGCGCCGATGCGCGCTCGTTCCTGGGTCAGCTCAGCGCCCTGGACATGCCCTTGACGCGCTTCGAGCACCTGCAGCCAACGCTGCACGAGATCTTCGTGAGC